The following proteins come from a genomic window of Paenibacillus swuensis:
- a CDS encoding YjgB family protein has product MLMNKWSKVTLAALISVGSLATVAETHAEGSKNPVSATTANQAPNSYIKGIYTLAKQGKIPGTPFVAGKTLISTVHKTWGKPTKGPSAGNNYEFYNIGMGTGAFAFGVGSGDVVYDLRAFGQNVDPNHGIKSLTFSAVISALGMPADIRFSGTDKIYVYHAGEFQLKFVGPMKVVKGKLGHIDHINVYSSRK; this is encoded by the coding sequence ATGCTGATGAACAAATGGTCTAAAGTCACACTTGCCGCTTTAATATCTGTGGGGTCACTTGCCACGGTTGCTGAAACTCACGCGGAAGGAAGCAAAAATCCAGTCTCAGCAACAACGGCTAACCAAGCTCCGAATAGTTATATTAAGGGGATATATACATTAGCTAAACAAGGTAAAATACCCGGAACTCCTTTTGTCGCTGGCAAAACCCTCATTTCAACGGTGCACAAAACCTGGGGAAAACCTACCAAAGGTCCTTCGGCCGGCAATAATTATGAGTTTTACAACATTGGTATGGGTACAGGCGCCTTTGCTTTCGGTGTAGGAAGCGGAGACGTGGTGTACGATCTTCGGGCTTTCGGGCAAAATGTGGATCCAAACCACGGCATCAAATCCTTGACCTTTAGCGCGGTCATTTCTGCGCTGGGTATGCCTGCAGATATTAGGTTTAGCGGGACGGACAAAATTTATGTGTATCATGCAGGTGAATTTCAACTAAAATTTGTAGGTCCCATGAAGGTTGTCAAAGGCAAATTGGGCCATATCGATCATATCAATGTGTATTCATCCAGAAAGTAA
- a CDS encoding collagen-like protein, producing MGCPVPKPKKGCKKKTVILCPTKKKHKKKNPATNKCCCKKIVVQEQIVRVTIPQGAIGAAGSVGAAGTVGSAGAVGTAGSVGSAGSVGSVGSVGSAGNVGAAGAVGAAGAVGPAGAVGSAGSVGTAGSVGVAGSVGVAGAVGATGPAGPAGITGAVGPAGATGATGATGATGATGATGTGGITEFGYIYNLGAQVVPIEADVIFDTNGLLTPGITHAPGSAQIAVTNAGDYEINFSVSGVEPNQFGLFLNGAPVAGTIYGSGAGTQQNTGQAIIALASGDVLTLRNHTSSAAVTLQTLAGGTQANVNASVVIKRLI from the coding sequence ATGGGTTGTCCTGTACCAAAGCCCAAAAAAGGTTGCAAAAAGAAAACAGTCATCCTATGCCCAACTAAGAAAAAACATAAGAAAAAAAATCCAGCAACAAACAAATGTTGCTGCAAGAAAATTGTCGTTCAAGAGCAAATTGTACGTGTAACTATTCCTCAAGGGGCGATAGGCGCTGCTGGAAGTGTTGGTGCTGCAGGTACGGTAGGCAGCGCCGGAGCCGTTGGTACAGCTGGTAGCGTAGGGAGTGCGGGTTCAGTTGGTAGTGTAGGTTCTGTCGGCTCAGCAGGCAATGTAGGTGCAGCCGGAGCTGTAGGTGCAGCCGGAGCTGTAGGTCCCGCTGGTGCGGTAGGTTCAGCCGGAAGCGTTGGTACCGCAGGTAGTGTAGGTGTCGCAGGAAGTGTCGGCGTTGCAGGCGCGGTAGGGGCAACCGGACCTGCTGGCCCTGCAGGAATTACCGGGGCCGTTGGTCCCGCGGGGGCAACAGGAGCCACTGGGGCCACTGGAGCTACAGGAGCTACAGGAGCTACAGGAACAGGCGGAATAACTGAATTTGGATATATTTATAATTTAGGCGCTCAGGTGGTACCTATTGAGGCGGACGTTATTTTTGACACAAACGGTCTGCTTACGCCAGGCATTACACACGCTCCAGGTTCTGCTCAGATAGCAGTAACCAATGCAGGGGATTATGAAATTAATTTCTCTGTGTCGGGTGTTGAGCCTAACCAGTTTGGATTATTCCTTAATGGTGCCCCGGTTGCAGGTACCATATATGGTTCAGGGGCAGGGACACAACAGAACACAGGTCAGGCTATTATTGCGCTGGCATCCGGAGATGTATTAACTCTTCGAAATCACACTTCTTCAGCTGCTGTGACGCTACAAACATTAGCGGGAGGTACACAAGCGAACGTGAACGCTTCTGTAGTTATCAAGAGACTGATTTAA